A stretch of the Saccharolobus caldissimus genome encodes the following:
- a CDS encoding helix-turn-helix domain-containing protein, whose amino-acid sequence MLIDVSKLDEEQRRRILRKVVEKLGLTQAAKQLGVGRSTLYRYV is encoded by the coding sequence ATGCTAATTGACGTCTCTAAGCTGGATGAGGAACAGAGGAGGAGAATACTAAGGAAAGTAGTAGAAAAACTGGGGCTAACACAGGCTGCAAAGCAACTGGGAGTAGGACGCAGTACTTTATACAGATATGTATAG